AGGAGTACTCAGATGCAGATCTGCTGCTTGAATGCAACGGTGACATACACATAACACGTGTAAATGAGGCAAAAATATCCTATAATCGTGAAATGCTGCAATTTTGTATTAACACTATTTTATTTTACAGATATCTCGTGGTAAGGAACGACAAAACTCTGCACAATCTGAGACAGGTGAGTAAATACTACAGAAGTAAACACTACCTTTGTCTTTTACAAAAATCttccattttattttgaaatgtactgCACCTGGAAAAAAACGAAACAGTTTTGTGCTGAATGTTGTGGATAGATGTTATGATAGGTTTGACAAAGGGTAAAGCAAAGgtataaaccataaaatgttGTGCTCTTGACATTATTTCTATATCTTGTTATTTTCTACCCAAAATGTTCACatgtaaaaaaaaggaaaaaaaaatgaCTATTACTAAACATAGAACTTGGGTTACAATACTTAACCTTATTCCAGTTATAACTCACACAGACGCCACCCTctaatgcagtggttcccaacctggggggcgcgccAAAGATcccagggggggcgccaggcctcagatgatttgaggccaaatatcatatttagactttttttattttatttattttttacatataattgtaaggcaatacatgattgtcactaaaagccttgtctttacattacaataaaatataaaaaataattgattaattaatttgaatacaaattcaagttagtagctattataggcatacaaagacagaaatgtataattctttcttttatataaatgtttcttctgcctgtaaagtgtccaaaccaggcttttctggataagcgcatttttaaaacatagtcattgtccatgccagtttcagttggattatttgtcacagttgctccgatcagatcggtctcctccattttgtagattatttacgacttttgaatccacataaacacatcggcaaaatccggcttactttgagcatgtgttttaaacagtttacatttttgtgaattgtttccacttgcgccatcctttaatttcttcattcaGCGGGAATCCAATTTAATGAATCCTgggggggcgcaacttccaacaggagtcatttgggggggttcttgggaaaaaaggttgggaacccctgctctaatgggtacagtgggcggaGCCCCAACAAATGTACGCCCACCTCAAAACATGGACCCACCATACTGATCCTGACCAGCGCTATTTAATTGATCAATTACTCCAGCGTGTCTGTCATGCAGCAGCGAAGGTAGGCTGTCTGCAGAAGGAATACGGGCTGCGAGGCTCTCATTGAGGGGGGATGCGTCAGTATACAATGTCTCTGACCCCTCTGAAAAATCCCCTAGCCCTGCAATCGGGGCTCTCATATTATGGTATGTTTAGTCAGGACGCCTTGATACACTTGTCGAGGAGCAAAGGCAAAACGAAAGCAGGTTGAGCAAGGCGTGCCGGGCCGTGAAAACCTTAAAATAAATGGCTTACCTGCTTTACAAACCTCAGGAAGTTAAGATGTTTGGCTGGGACGCAGAGATAAGGTTCTTGCAGTGGTGATGCCATCCTCTATCAAGAGTAAAAGGAAAGCAGCAAAGCTGCCATATTGGATGGTCTTTATGTATGGGTATACGTTTATGCAAATGTCAGGGACCGAATGCGTGCGTGTGATGGGAGAAGAATATTTCCCATAGAGTCTAGCAGAGGATGGAGCCTGTGTGAGTTAAAAATGTTTCACAGTTACATGTTTGTATATaagcaggggcggcgggtactgtaggctagggaaggctaagccttcccaaatatttgtgtcactgcatcctggtaaaataaaaatataatgtataaagtttgtgtctttgacattagtgctgctatgcagccaccagtaaactgtactacgaagctagttcaacagaccctggatatgtttgagttatcttaactaaccctaacaaacgagatctcgctaagcggtcctacgacgctggttaatatcaactcggtaaatcaagccaaggtttctctctccagttgAAAGCacattcacgtgaaaggggcggggttagctacatttgaccaatcacaaacagggacaagtgtactgacagcgcagcgtcatacttcattaatgaaaagtaaactaatattagacaaatatgaactttaaacatccatgacttaaacatataatccaggatacaagccacagagttgcacctgcaaggagaatacagaacaactggttaaaaaataaataaactacagagtatttgaaagcgtacaacagttttatgatatcactgccccgtctaagacacgagtggatctgactttaattacatttgatttgagtgtttcgtcaacctaatgtgttgcttaaaataatacttatgcatacagtatgtgacactgtaagtgttgcacggccagatacggctcgagaagctgactcagataaggagatatatgatatattatgatattagaTGAtagatgatgtgatatgaatgataagtgcgacacgtcggcgtcttctctgcatacagcagtttaaactgtatttcctttatcctgtaaaatgacttgatagatttaaactccgcacactgagctctgatttttCAGCaagcggtgctttcactgagttaatctcttttctatagacgccggaggcgggcagcgtcaggtaaaaaaaagtgatttagccttcccaaacttGAGCCTCACGTGCCGCCTATGGATATAAGGTGtaacatgaatcacacaaacgattTTTTTGTGCTTTCTTATGATTGCCAGTGGTGCCCCCTCCTGGTAAAATAGAGTTCCAGTCAGTGACAACAGACTCTGTGATCCTGAGCTGGGGAGTGCCAAAGGGACTGAAGGGGCCCAAGATCTTCAGAGTAAAGTGGACTAAAGGAGAGTGGATCCACGGAAGGGAGCTGGAAGGTTACTCTGTCGTCAAAGATGCTCATCAATTTGAAATAAACGACCTTGAGCTTGGACAGCGGTATATATTCAGTGTTGCCACAGACAATGATGGCAATTTAAGTGAATGGATTGAGAACTTTGTTTTCACAGGTAAACATTTGAGATGACAAACCATTAAATATCTTTACATTGGAGTGTGTGcatgaaaaataatgtattttcaAATGACTACTCTGTTACAGCGGTGCCAGCCCCTCGGCTCTTAACCAAAACACATTCAGAGGCCAGCGCCGTGACCTTGAAATGGACCAAAGGGGAAAACATGGAGGGAATTAAGCATCAGTTCATTATAGCCCTCAAAAGTCAGGGAAAAGAGCCACTAGCGATACAGACAAAAGAGTGCTTCAAGACAATCTCTAATTTAGAGCCAGGGACGGAATACACCATCGAAGTCTCAACAATGCTGATCGACAGATGCAGTGAGCCTGTCTCTACAACGATACTCACAGGTGAGGGCTTATATCccctgcttttattttaaaatcacaCTGTTCATACTAACGTGCTAACTTTTCATAAGTGCAAGATTATATGAGAGAGAGTGGGGGAAAATAAACAAAAGGTGTTtaagaataaaacacattttgaattaGAAAAAATTGCTCGATCCATGGATAAGTTCTGAGACTAACTGATCTTAATAAATATTTAGTCAACGTTGTATGGAATTCCCCTCTAACTAATAGATATAGAGCAAACTGTGACATCCTCATTCATCTATCTCTTCGTGTTGATCCACAGAGGCCTGTTTCAGGAAGGTGCTGTCAAAGATGGGCCTTGAAGACTATTATGATGACAAGCTCACACTAAGCACTGTTCTTGAGATCAATCAAAGTGATACATCAGAGAGCAAACTTGAAAGCCCAAAGTCATATCCTGAGGCTTTTTTGAGGAAACTCATGATGTTAAATGCAAATGCTCGAATTGTTAAATGGGTGTCCAAAGATGTTGATACAGACAAGCAAAACACCATCAATCCGTTGGACCTGATAACTGCGTTGTTTCTCTGTTCCGACGGCTTTCTTCAGCAAGACATGGTTGTGAAAATGGCACTGTGCCAGTTTGCGGTCCCGCTCCTCATGCCCAACCATGACACAAGAGAAATCACCATGATGCTGTGGGCTATGCGCGAAATAGTTCGGACCTTCAGCCCCTCCAAACTGGCATTCAGAAACGTAAGCTGTGAAGAAAGACTTGTGCTCACTGATATTCCTCTGCTGTCGTTCGTCAGGCTGGGGAGGACGAGCCTGTCCAAATCTCAGGTGCTGAACAAACTGCTCAGCAACACTAAGGAGTGTTATGATAtattttataatcgtaacaTGGAGGGTGGTGATGTACCCAGGAAGATTTCTGAGGGGCTAGTTGAAATGACCTGGTACCTCCCGTGTGGGAAAAAGAACACAGACAAATTCACTGAGCCGCTGGCCGTCGCCAACCTCAGAGGAGACATCAGGGACTTCGACAAGCAGTTCTCATTCCTCTGCCAGACCTCTGCAGCTGTGTACATCTTCTGTGATGAGTCAGAAATTGATTACTTCAAGCATTTGGAAGGGATGGTTGTGGAAGCCAGGTTGCTTTTGATAAGCAGCATACAGGGGAAAAGCTTCACATTCAAAACGATGGCAATCACACCTAGTTTAAAGACAACTACTGTGAGCCGGAGGAAATATACGGAGTCAGAACTGGTAAAGGCCCTCCAGGAATCAGTCTCTAAGATACTTGGAAACTGCCCAGTCAAAGTGTCGCTGGCAAATTTGGCAGACACAGCTCGCCGCTGTGATATCTTGGTTGATGAGGACATTGATGAATGCCAGGGTGTTAGGAAGAATGCAGATAACATCATCCAACACATCGCTGACCCCTCTAAGTTCAAAGAAAAACAACTACCTTCCCAGGGACACATCTGGAAAGAGCTTTCATTGCTCGAAACTGAGTACTGGAGACTGCGAAACGCTGGCAATGAAAACATTGAGGACTACCGCAAGTCTTTAAAAATAACAGAAAAAGATCTTAAAACTCACCAGCAAAGATTAGAGATAAAAGCTGCAATGCTTAGATTCTTTCACGGGGTGGCCTCAGAAGTGCAACGCTACTATTTCCTCAAATGGCTGGAAATGGATTTGGACAATCTGTCCCGAAATGAACTGTCGGATCTGAAAGATAAATATAAAGAGCTAAGGGAAAAATGTCCTGAAGACACAGAAAAGATTGCAGAGATTGATCAGAAAATATCAGCTCGTTCTTTACGCCTTGAGCACTTTTTCCGAGAGTGTGGCCAGCTGTTCCTATGTGCGAACCACCTGCCAGAATTCAGCAGTCAAAGAAAGACGGTGGAACAACTTCCTGAACTCTGTGCTCAGATGCTGCTAGATGGTTTCCCTCTTGAGCTCGTTGATGGAGATGTTGCAAACATTCCGTTGAAATGGATCACTGAGGTGCTAAGGGAGCTTCACAAGTCTATGCATTCCAAAAGTAAGCTGAAAGTCATCACAATCATCGGAGCTGAGAACTCAGGAAAATCGACTCTGCTAAACACCATGTTTGGGGTCAGGTTTGCAGTCAGCAAAGGCACATGCACCAGAGGGGCGTTCATCCACCTGATCAATGTCAACGAACACGTCAGGAGGAAACTGGAGTGCGACTGCATCATGATAATTGACACAGAGGGACTGAAACCACATCAGATTGTCCAAGATGATCACTGCCATGAACGTGACATAGAAGTAGCCAGCCTCGCTGTAGCACTTAGTGACGCCACAATCGTCAGTGTTTCCATTGACAACTCAAAAGAGAAAGATCTCTTAGAAATGGTGCTTCATGCTTTCACGAGGTTGAAGAATGTGGGCAAGAAGCCACTCTGTCATTTTGTGCACACCAACATGTCAGAAAGTCCTGATgtagagaggaagaagagaggtAAAGAGTTGGTGAAACAGCTCAATGAAGTGATCCGAAAGGACACTAGGATGAGGAAGGCCAACATCACTAAGTGCTCAGATGTGATGGAGTTTGATCGAGACACTTTCAGTTGGTACATGCCTCCGGTTTGGAACGGGACTCCACCAATGGCACCTTTCAGTGTTGACTACAGTGAGACGGCACATGCTTTGAAAAAGAGACTCATAGGGGACCTCAAAAAGTGCCAGGGAAGAGGTGATCTGATGCAATTTATCAGCGATGTGGATAGATTCTGGAAAGGTTTGTGAGACAGGAAAAGATGGCAAAGGGAAAATCCAATTATTTCCCTGGAGCAtgttttaattttatttaaaaaaaaagagagaaaatcaaaGATTACTGAGCAATATAAACTCATTTATTGTCACTCTTATTAATTGTTAATACATTACAATGTATAATGCATTTCTTAAAATATCTGACACTGTACAAACATTAAACATGTATATAGTTGCAGAAAATAAGCAAGTACTACTTTGTGACATTCTGTATATTCATTTTCGCCTGAACAAAAAGAAACAGGACCTGTGACAGGTGTGTAGACCAAAAAGAACAATCCTGTTATTGTTATCAAATTTGTATCAAAAAGATAGTTGACACTGAATATACAACATCTGCAAGATTTATTTGCAGATATAGGTTGTATTGTATCTAAAGTCCTGAATAAAAGTTTTGCTATGTATTTTTGAGGCTGTATGTGCAATAAAAGTGTATAAATAATCCAATGTCACTTTTGCCTTCTACACTACAATATTCAACAGTAATGACAGTCACAATTTTATGAATGGAAGAGCTTAGATAGTACATTTGTGgtaaatgataataaatacttaaGATTCACGCAGTTTATATAGTAAACTGCATGTTTAAAGGGCCAGTTCACCCAAATTACAAAAAGAAAACATCCTCGGAAATCTCAACAGGCCAACTGAACACCTAAAGTAACTTATCTTCTAATTTTaacttgattgattgatagcatACTGTGTGTAAACTGACAAATCAGGTAACTTCTGTTATGTACTGCAAACCAAATTGTTGCCCGTATGGTATTCACAGTTCAAATACATTCAAATTTAAATCCACTTCTGAAGAGAAGCTTTGAGTAACCATCTGCTGAATTATCACTTTACAATCTCTTAGTACATGTTACATAAATTATACATTATTACATTCATACAACAGTTACACATCAAATGGATTCTCTTATACTTGAGAGATGTTGAATTAACGGAAAACTACAAACACCAATACGATTATTGTACATCATGAAGAATTAAACGGTGTGCAGTCCGGTCCATGTTGGTGCAGTAGCGCAATAGTTTGGTGAAGAGTCAGCGAGACATCATTCGCACAAACTCTGTGGAAAAAAAGGTGTGGTGTTATTGTTGAAGGGAAGGGAGCATGGCTTTTAAATACATACTTTCTTCAATACTCCATTTGTGTATTTAGTTAGCCTGaataccaaagcaaattccttgtatgtgtgAACATACTTGGCCATAAACTTGATTCTAAATCTGATCTTATTAGCCTGATTGAAAAACAAGCTGAGTGATGAGTACCacataaaacaatttttttcccttttatatttttctttctGAAATCACATACCTTCGAAGTCCACCTCTCCGTCCCCATTGAGGTCAACATCTCGCAGGATCTCGTCTATCTCGCGGTGGTTCAGCTGCTCCCCCATTAGCTTTTTCATGGCTTCCCTCAGCTCACTGAGGCTGATCTGACCATCACCATCAGAGTCAAACTGGGAAATAAAAAGTATATAGAGTATGAAACATTGAAAGCACATACAAATACATGCATTACAGTTGAAACAAATTAAAGTTTGTGAAAGGGGGTGATCTTTTTGCTACAAATTGTCTGGCAGACCTCTTTGAAGGCATCCCTCAGCTCCTTGACTCCAATCATGTCTGCTGTCTCAGCGAGCATTTTAGGACCCATCAGTTCCACAAAGTCTTCGAAGTCCACTCTGCCGCCACCTTAAGGGGTAGAAAACAAGTAGGCAAGAAATGTTCAGGCTTTTCTCATTCACTGTAGGGAAATATACCTACAAAATAAAGGCACTTTATTTATTGCAACTCACGTAATCAATTTGTAACCCACATGTCAATACAAAAGTCAAGTTACGTAGTATAGAGAGCAACAAGGTTCGCAAGAAAAATGCAGGAGTCTGACTGTTTAGTACCttagttaaagtggacctatcatgctatatttgaacaatatattatagggccatacctatataaagtatatcaatatatattttttttcaaaataccgaacagatcctgcattttagccatgcctcatttcgctttATTTGacctttccagccctgtttttgcaggggctgattctgtcacgtagctttaatgcaaatgagctgcagcggaccacgcccccctgcaggagaggggagcgtgctttgagatcagctgctgggctgtcagaagagggggagaaaaagagatctccgtccaccttgttttattcttatatgattatatagtcattattcatttgttttaaagctcaataaataacaaagaagacctttgacctgcacttttctaattttgtccggaagatttaaacttgttgttgaccggcggaaaaaaatctaactgaaactctgccctcgttccttggaagaagcggagaggtgggtgtttgtcatctgctggtggcaaacccgagagaattacagcgaggtAGGGATTCCATTGAAtaacagcagcaggagcaaacacttgcctcggggagggagaaaaagagagaataaacagaagggcaaccatggcaaccatgcgcgggaagtcttcttcgctgcttttgtggcagactacagcgccacttacaggcctggcatatgtactacagggCCTCCAGAGCCTTCAAGCAGCAATGGCCGGctgtggcccaaccccacattcccctgataggtggagagttgcccatataggcggagctcctcgttcctgacgtcagagaactttcaaatctgtatcagtctgtatcagatccgttgcagccccatttttagagatttgggtatggaggaaaagag
Above is a window of Pseudochaenichthys georgianus chromosome 1, fPseGeo1.2, whole genome shotgun sequence DNA encoding:
- the LOC117452224 gene encoding up-regulator of cell proliferation-like; translation: MGFVRRVAGVSLRDKRSQLRKVLSKMGLEDYYDDKLTLSTVLEINQSDTSESKLESPKSYPEAFLRKLMMLNANARIVKWVSKDVDTDKQNTINPLDLITALFLCSDGFLQQDMVVKMALCQFAVPLLMPNHDTREITMMLWAMREIVRTFSPSKLAFRNVSCEERLVLTDIPLLSFVRLGRTSLSKSQVLNKLLSNTKECYDIFYNRNMEGGDVPRKISEGLVEMTWYLPCGKKNTDKFTEPLAVANLRGDIRDFDKQFSFLCQTSAAVYIFCDESEIDYFKHLEGMVVEARLLLISSIQGKSFTFKTMAITPSLKTTTVSRRKYTESELVKALQESVSKILGNCPVKVSLANLADTARRCDILVDEDIDECQGVRKNADNIIQHIADPSKFKEKQLPSQGHIWKELSLLETEYWRLRNAGNENIEDYRKSLKITEKDLKTHQQRLEIKAAMLRFFHGVASEVQRYYFLKWLEMDLDNLSRNELSDLKDKYKELREKCPEDTEKIAEIDQKISARSLRLEHFFRECGQLFLCANHLPEFSSQRKTVEQLPELCAQMLLDGFPLELVDGDVANIPLKWITEVLRELHKSMHSKSKLKVITIIGAENSGKSTLLNTMFGVRFAVSKGTCTRGAFIHLINVNEHVRRKLECDCIMIIDTEGLKPHQIVQDDHCHERDIEVASLAVALSDATIVSVSIDNSKEKDLLEMVLHAFTRLKNVGKKPLCHFVHTNMSESPDVERKKRGKELVKQLNEVIRKDTRMRKANITKCSDVMEFDRDTFSWYMPPVWNGTPPMAPFSVDYSETAHALKKRLIGDLKKCQGRGDLMQFISDVDRFWKGL